The DNA window ATTGGCATTATCGGTAAAGGGCCATGCGAAGGAGCAGATTGCGCTCAATATACTCTTGAGGGTTTTTCTTATCTGGATTATAATTCCACCCTTGCTTCACTCCGAAAAAATGATTCTATTAGCGACATCAAGGAAATAAATGTTAATGGCTGGAAAGGCTTCTCTTATATTGAAGGCGGCCTAAGAGCCGATTCAACCGTTCTAATTCTTGGATCAGCACAAACATTAAAATTTGTTAATATTTGGGGCGAAAAAAAATATTTTGATCAAATGGTTTCCACTCTAAAACTCACAAATTAAATTCGCCTATGGCGAAATCTAAACGACGCATAAACGTTATGTGTTATGCGATATGCGTTACGCGAATATATGAACATTCTCTTCATCGGCGATATCAACGGCAAAATCGGTAGGCAGGCGGTCGCTAAAATTTTGCCTAAATTAAAAAGGTCTGAAAAAATAGACCTTGTTTTTGCTAATGCGGAAAATTCCGCTCATGGCACGGGCGTGACTGAAGACACTCTAAAGGAATTAATGGAAGCGGGCGTTGATTATTTTACCAGCGGCGACCACGCTTTTGATAAAATTAAACAAATTGACTGCTATGAAAAATTCCCTACCCTGCGGCCGGCTAATTATCCTTGCGCTGCTCCGGGGAAAGGGTACGCGGTTGTCGAAAAAGGAAAATATAAAATACTCTTAATAAACCTTATCGGCCGCGTATTTATGGCTCAAGATTATGACTGCCCTTTCCGGAAAGTGGATGAAATTCTGGCTAAGTTTACAAAAAAAGACATGCCTGC is part of the Patescibacteria group bacterium genome and encodes:
- a CDS encoding TIGR00282 family metallophosphoesterase, producing the protein MNILFIGDINGKIGRQAVAKILPKLKRSEKIDLVFANAENSAHGTGVTEDTLKELMEAGVDYFTSGDHAFDKIKQIDCYEKFPTLRPANYPCAAPGKGYAVVEKGKYKILLINLIGRVFMAQDYDCPFRKVDEILAKFTKKDMPAIIIDIHAEATSEKVALKHYLNGRASAVLGTHTHVMTADAEISKEGTAYITDIGMAGFADGCIGVDKEDIIKIFLTQIKQPHTIPEKGRAIFNAVLITIDPKTGKAKTIKPIIKTINIE